From one Paenibacillus antri genomic stretch:
- a CDS encoding peptidylprolyl isomerase → MSREKWLWGLCGVLAALSAALAVLLAVSGPSGGEAAPPPPAEGVQPDGQGSGTSGAGDGSEKRKIAQAGSVTLYEDEFLEKLRNAFGAEFVRHWLKETVVRLEAQSLGISVTRGDIDDELNRMQIGYESEAEFYRVMREQLGMSEQALRDDALYRLMLEGVATARIQVTEADVEAYIEDNPEEFAPMHDIRYALIVVDSKERANLVLQQLGEGVAFDLLAKDVSLDETTAAAGGDSGWVSADDPFIPLEAAEALGEMSVGDVSPPLRLDDDRWMIVTLLGRRTIDPLDDSNVREELKRELALAQAPSLFDVEAMLLEKYNAVDFLDGD, encoded by the coding sequence GACTTTGCGGCGTATTAGCCGCGCTCTCGGCCGCGCTGGCGGTGCTGCTCGCGGTATCGGGTCCGTCCGGAGGCGAAGCCGCGCCGCCGCCACCGGCCGAAGGCGTCCAGCCGGATGGACAAGGCTCGGGAACGTCGGGAGCGGGCGACGGGTCGGAGAAGCGCAAGATCGCGCAAGCCGGCTCGGTCACGTTGTACGAGGACGAATTTCTGGAGAAGCTTCGGAACGCCTTCGGAGCCGAATTCGTGCGGCATTGGTTGAAAGAAACCGTCGTCCGTCTGGAGGCGCAGTCCTTAGGCATTAGCGTAACCCGAGGGGACATCGACGACGAGCTGAACCGAATGCAAATCGGGTACGAGAGCGAAGCGGAATTTTATCGCGTCATGAGAGAACAGCTCGGGATGTCCGAGCAGGCGCTGCGGGACGATGCGTTGTATAGACTTATGCTGGAAGGGGTCGCGACGGCCCGCATCCAAGTGACCGAAGCGGACGTGGAGGCGTATATCGAGGACAATCCGGAAGAATTCGCTCCGATGCACGACATTCGGTACGCGTTGATCGTCGTCGACAGCAAGGAACGCGCGAATCTCGTGCTGCAGCAGCTAGGGGAAGGGGTCGCGTTCGATCTGCTGGCGAAGGACGTCTCGCTCGACGAGACGACGGCGGCCGCGGGGGGCGATTCGGGTTGGGTGTCCGCGGACGACCCGTTCATCCCGCTGGAGGCGGCCGAAGCGCTCGGCGAGATGAGCGTCGGCGACGTCAGCCCGCCCCTGCGGCTGGACGACGACCGTTGGATGATCGTCACGCTGCTCGGCCGCCGGACGATCGATCCGTTGGACGATTCGAACGTGCGGGAAGAGCTGAAGCGCGAGCTCGCATTGGCGCAAGCGCCGTCGTTATTCGATGTCGAAGCGATGCTGCTCGAGAAGTACAATGCAGTTGACTTTCTCGATGGCGATTGA
- the cysK gene encoding cysteine synthase A yields MAKLVQNITQLIGDTPLVKLNRVVPEDSAEIYVKLEYQNPGASVKDRIAINMIEAAEREGRIKPGDTIVEPTSGNTGIGLAMVAAAKGYKAILVMPETMSIERRNLLRAYGAQLVLTPGPEGMKGAIKRAEELQAENGYFMPQQFNNINNVEIHRRTTGPEIVEAIKSHDGQLDAFVAGIGTGGTITGAGEVLRENFPGIQIVAVEPAASPVLSGGKPGPHKIQGIGAGFVPSILNTEVYNEIIAVENDDAFATSRRVAKEEGILGGISSGAAIFAALQVAKKLGKGKRVVAIVPSNGERYLSTPLYNFEENQ; encoded by the coding sequence ATGGCCAAATTAGTCCAGAACATCACGCAACTCATCGGAGACACGCCTCTCGTTAAGCTGAACCGAGTCGTGCCGGAAGACAGCGCTGAAATTTACGTAAAACTCGAGTACCAGAACCCGGGCGCGAGCGTGAAGGATCGGATCGCGATCAACATGATCGAAGCGGCCGAGCGCGAAGGGCGCATCAAGCCGGGCGACACGATCGTCGAGCCGACGAGCGGCAACACGGGCATCGGTCTTGCGATGGTCGCCGCCGCGAAAGGCTACAAGGCGATCCTCGTTATGCCGGAGACGATGAGCATCGAGCGCCGCAACCTGCTTCGCGCATATGGCGCGCAGCTCGTTCTGACGCCGGGGCCGGAAGGCATGAAGGGCGCGATCAAGCGCGCGGAAGAGCTTCAAGCGGAGAACGGCTACTTCATGCCGCAGCAATTCAACAACATCAACAACGTGGAAATCCACCGTCGCACGACGGGGCCGGAAATCGTCGAAGCGATCAAGTCGCACGACGGCCAATTGGACGCGTTCGTCGCGGGGATCGGTACGGGCGGCACGATTACGGGCGCGGGCGAAGTGCTTCGCGAGAACTTCCCGGGCATCCAGATCGTGGCGGTCGAGCCGGCGGCTTCGCCGGTATTGTCCGGCGGCAAGCCGGGTCCGCATAAGATTCAAGGCATCGGCGCGGGCTTCGTTCCGTCGATCTTGAACACGGAAGTCTATAACGAAATCATCGCAGTGGAAAACGACGACGCCTTCGCGACCTCCCGTCGCGTAGCGAAAGAGGAAGGCATCCTCGGCGGCATCTCGTCCGGCGCGGCGATCTTCGCGGCGCTGCAAGTGGCGAAGAAGCTCGGCAAAGGCAAGCGCGTCGTCGCGATCGTGCCGAGCAACGGCGAGCGTTACCTCAGCACGCCGCTGTACAACTTCGAAGAAAACCAATAA
- a CDS encoding ArsR/SmtB family transcription factor produces the protein MDKRSIVRFHQALGDDVRLEILSLLRKEARTGSELARIQGLSHATISYHLDLLGEAKLLHYQRWGRAVSYRLASAVLESKGGESVRWLAEGEVFSAEHLFTGEGRLQRWPMKRSEQYETLKKIVGRLDADTFYPSEAMSAFMRDVFEEDPWTLI, from the coding sequence TTGGACAAACGAAGCATCGTTCGATTCCATCAGGCGTTAGGCGACGACGTTCGTCTCGAAATCCTCAGTCTTCTGCGCAAAGAGGCGCGTACCGGGTCGGAGTTGGCGCGAATTCAGGGGCTGTCCCATGCGACGATATCGTATCATCTGGATCTACTGGGAGAGGCTAAATTATTACATTACCAACGTTGGGGGAGGGCAGTATCTTATCGGTTGGCGTCCGCCGTTCTGGAGTCGAAAGGAGGGGAGTCGGTTCGATGGTTGGCGGAGGGGGAGGTCTTTTCTGCAGAACATTTATTTACGGGAGAGGGGCGACTGCAACGTTGGCCTATGAAACGATCGGAGCAATACGAGACGTTGAAGAAGATCGTCGGTCGATTGGATGCGGATACGTTCTATCCGAGCGAAGCGATGAGCGCCTTCATGCGGGACGTCTTCGAGGAGGACCCTTGGACGTTGATCTGA
- a CDS encoding anthranilate synthase component I family protein, whose amino-acid sequence MITYGQWVDWNERYNCFPYIEVYDFAAERVRNWERLWEEAGEAAVVLESGKAGRYTFVGAEPAEWVSGGLTEAVRRKAGGGNQADGERLVGPPLQVLRQWMAEFASPPVPRAPKFTGGIVGYLAYDVVRTIERLPSDAAADSPVPDYFFMRLEKLWIIDHVDQRLYCAAYRTRPMGERWDGEALRARYEEARAAVAEMKRAWDRWTQAEAPALDIPEALDIDVERMADVRLSLPKERYMNAVERIREYIASGDVFQVNISVRQSKPLRASPERVFEALRRLNPSPYMAFLRLPGGERIVSGSPELLVRLEHGRLSTRPIAGTRPRGRDVGEDGALREELLLSEKERAEHIMLVDLERNDLGKISTFGTVRVKELMAVEHYSHVMHIVSEVEGELADGRDAFDCIAAVFPGGTITGAPKVRTMEIIEELEPVRRGVYTGAIGWIDYNGNMELNITIRTLVYNDGTAHVQSGAGIVIDSVPEKEFAESLNKAKALWKAVEISERA is encoded by the coding sequence ATGATCACATACGGACAATGGGTGGATTGGAACGAGCGCTACAATTGTTTTCCATACATAGAGGTTTATGATTTCGCGGCGGAGCGCGTACGGAACTGGGAGCGATTGTGGGAGGAAGCGGGAGAAGCCGCGGTCGTGCTGGAGAGCGGGAAAGCCGGACGGTATACGTTCGTCGGCGCGGAGCCTGCGGAGTGGGTGTCGGGCGGGCTGACCGAGGCGGTTCGGCGTAAGGCGGGCGGCGGCAATCAAGCGGACGGCGAGAGGTTGGTCGGGCCGCCGCTGCAGGTATTGCGGCAATGGATGGCCGAGTTCGCCTCGCCGCCGGTGCCTCGCGCGCCCAAGTTTACCGGCGGCATCGTCGGTTACCTGGCGTACGACGTCGTTCGAACGATCGAGCGTCTGCCGAGCGACGCGGCGGCGGACTCGCCCGTACCGGACTACTTCTTTATGCGGTTGGAGAAGCTATGGATCATCGACCATGTCGACCAACGGCTCTATTGCGCGGCGTATCGGACTCGCCCCATGGGCGAGCGGTGGGACGGAGAGGCGCTTCGCGCGCGCTATGAAGAGGCGCGGGCGGCCGTCGCCGAGATGAAGCGGGCGTGGGACCGATGGACGCAGGCGGAAGCGCCGGCGCTGGATATCCCCGAGGCGCTCGACATCGACGTCGAACGGATGGCGGACGTCCGGCTCAGCTTGCCGAAGGAGCGGTATATGAACGCGGTCGAGCGGATTCGCGAATATATCGCGAGCGGCGACGTGTTCCAGGTCAATATCAGCGTCCGGCAATCGAAGCCGCTGCGCGCGTCCCCGGAGCGGGTGTTCGAAGCGCTGCGGCGTCTCAACCCGTCGCCTTATATGGCGTTCCTGCGCCTCCCCGGCGGCGAACGCATCGTCTCCGGCTCGCCGGAGCTGCTCGTGCGTCTCGAGCATGGCCGCCTCTCGACGCGGCCGATCGCCGGCACGCGTCCGAGGGGGCGGGACGTCGGCGAGGACGGAGCGCTCCGCGAGGAGTTGCTGCTCAGCGAGAAGGAGCGCGCGGAGCATATTATGCTCGTCGACCTGGAACGGAACGACCTCGGGAAAATTTCGACGTTCGGCACGGTTCGCGTCAAGGAACTGATGGCCGTCGAGCACTATTCCCACGTCATGCATATCGTGTCGGAGGTCGAAGGCGAGCTGGCCGACGGCAGGGACGCGTTCGACTGCATCGCGGCGGTCTTCCCCGGAGGGACGATTACCGGCGCGCCGAAGGTTCGCACGATGGAGATCATCGAAGAGTTAGAGCCTGTCCGACGCGGCGTCTATACCGGCGCGATCGGATGGATTGACTATAACGGCAATATGGAATTAAATATTACTATACGCACGCTGGTGTACAACGACGGAACGGCTCACGTGCAATCGGGGGCCGGGATCGTGATCG